A single genomic interval of Bradyrhizobium japonicum USDA 6 harbors:
- a CDS encoding acyl-CoA dehydrogenase family protein, with the protein MDFDLSPKQKEWLDRVQSFMTKHVRPAVPIYNEQDHSGERWKVIPVLEDLKKKAKAEGLWNMFMPPNEHEDDEFRGAGLTNLEYALLSEQMGHISWASEVFNCSAPDTGNMEVFMRYGSKEQKRKWLRPLMDGEIRSAFLMTEPAVASSDATNIETRIEKDGDHYVINGRKWWSSGVGDPRCKIAILMGKTDFKAAKHQQQSQILVPLDTPGIKVEKMLPVFGFDDAPHGHAQVLLENVRVPKENILLGEGRGFEIAQGRLGPGRIHHCMRTIGKAEEALEKMVKRLMSRTAFGKKIVEHSVWEQRIGEARTNIEMTRLLCLKAADMMDKVGNKTAQAEIAMIKVAAPNMALKIIDEAIQAFGGAGVSDEAGLAKDYAGIRTLRLADGPDEVHNRAIARLEVRKYANSPSH; encoded by the coding sequence ATGGATTTCGATCTGTCCCCCAAGCAGAAGGAATGGCTCGACCGCGTGCAGTCGTTCATGACCAAGCACGTGCGTCCGGCGGTGCCGATTTATAATGAGCAGGATCACAGCGGCGAGCGCTGGAAGGTGATCCCGGTTCTGGAGGACCTCAAGAAGAAGGCGAAGGCCGAAGGTCTCTGGAACATGTTCATGCCGCCGAACGAGCATGAGGACGATGAATTCCGTGGCGCGGGATTGACCAATCTCGAATACGCGCTGCTGTCGGAGCAGATGGGTCACATCTCCTGGGCTTCGGAAGTGTTCAACTGTTCCGCGCCCGACACCGGCAATATGGAAGTGTTCATGCGCTACGGCTCCAAGGAGCAGAAGCGCAAATGGCTGCGTCCGCTGATGGACGGCGAGATCCGCTCGGCGTTCCTGATGACGGAACCGGCGGTCGCCTCGTCCGACGCCACCAACATCGAGACCCGCATCGAGAAGGACGGCGATCATTACGTCATCAACGGCCGCAAATGGTGGTCGTCCGGCGTGGGCGATCCCCGCTGCAAGATCGCGATCCTGATGGGCAAGACCGATTTCAAGGCGGCCAAGCACCAGCAGCAGTCGCAGATCCTGGTTCCGCTCGACACGCCCGGCATCAAGGTCGAGAAGATGCTGCCGGTGTTCGGCTTCGACGATGCGCCGCACGGCCACGCCCAGGTGCTGCTCGAGAACGTGCGCGTGCCCAAGGAGAACATCCTGCTCGGCGAAGGCCGCGGCTTCGAGATCGCGCAGGGCCGCCTCGGTCCCGGCCGCATCCACCACTGCATGCGCACCATCGGCAAGGCCGAGGAGGCGCTGGAGAAGATGGTGAAGCGCCTGATGTCGCGCACCGCCTTCGGCAAGAAGATCGTCGAGCACAGCGTGTGGGAGCAGCGCATTGGCGAGGCCCGCACCAACATCGAGATGACGCGTCTGCTCTGCCTCAAGGCCGCCGACATGATGGACAAGGTCGGCAACAAGACCGCGCAGGCCGAGATCGCCATGATCAAGGTCGCAGCCCCCAACATGGCGCTGAAGATCATCGACGAGGCGATCCAGGCGTTTGGCGGCGCGGGCGTTTCGGACGAGGCGGGGCTTGCCAAGGACTACGCCGGCATCCGCACGCTGCGGCTCGCCGACGGTCCGGACGAGGTGCACAATCGCGCCATTGCCAGGCTTGAAGTTCGGAAGTATGCCAACTCTCCCAGTCATTAA